Proteins from one Nicotiana tabacum cultivar K326 chromosome 23, ASM71507v2, whole genome shotgun sequence genomic window:
- the LOC142177322 gene encoding uncharacterized protein LOC142177322, translating to MAINLNVHELLVMRDSNLLIRQAQGDWETQNIKIIPFRQCVEDLSKRFKSIEFRYIPRFHNELADALATLASMLPYLGNTHIDLLKIQIWDQHGYCNTIKAEPDGEPWYRDIKQYLKIREYPKHANMDQKRTIRRLSNGLFLSGEILYKRTSDLNLLRCVDAKEAEMIMNEVHSGVEAITLKEVTKKVVVDFVHSNIICRFGIPKTIIIDNAANLNSHLIKEVCEKFKIEHRNSTPYRPKANGYVEAAK from the exons ATGGCAATAAACCTAaatgtgcatgaactattggtgATGAGAGATTCAAATTTGCTTATTCGACAGGCTCAAGGTGATTGGGAGACTCAAAACATCAAGATCATTCCATTTAGACAAtgtgtggaagatcttagcaaaaGGTTCAAGTCCATCGAGTTtaggtacattcccaggtttcacaatgaATTAGCTGATGCCTTGGCCACCCTGGCCTCAATGCTTCCATACCTAGGTAATACTCACATTGAcctattaaaaattcaaatttggGATCAACATGGTTATTGCAACACAATTAAagcagaaccagatggtgaaccatggtaccGTGATATTAAACAGTATCTAAAAATAAGAGAATATCCAAAACATGCTAATatggatcaaaagagaactattaggcgaCTCTCTAATGGTTTATTTTTGAGTGGGGAAATCCTATACAAAAGGActtcggatttgaatttgttgagatgtgtGGATGCCAAAGAAGCTGAAATGATTATGAATGAAGTGCATTCAGGA GTGGAAGCTATTACATTGAAAGAAGTTACCAAGAAAGTAGTAGTAGACTTTGTCCACTCCAACATCatctgtcgttttggtattccaaaAACCATTATCATAGATAATGCTGCTAATTTGAATAGTCATCTGATTAAGGAGGTATgtgaaaaatttaaaattgaGCATCGCAATTCTACTCCTTACCGTCCCAAGGCTAATGGATATGTTGAAGCTGCGAAATAA